Below is a genomic region from Gemmatimonadota bacterium.
ACGGACGAGCCGAAGAGCACGGTGTCCGTGACGCCTTCCGTGTTGTCGGTTTCAAGGCATTCATGAAGCGTCGCGCCCGCGAGCGCGGTGTCAGCGAGTACAACCCTTCGACCGGACCGGCTCCATGCCCTGACGATGTCGACGGTGGCCTCGATCGCCCAACCATCCTCCCGTGCCCTCCTGGTAGCGACTACCGCGACAAGCCTTCCCGGACGCTCGGCATGCTCCGGGAGGACCGGAGTGGCGTTTGCGTCGAAAGCGCACCACTCGGGGAGGTCTGCCATAGGTGCAGGGGCCTCGTAGCCACTCCGCGACTGATGCGGAGTAGTCGGTTGCTTGGTCGATTCGGCCACGGCATCGATGCCGGCCGGCAATAAGTTAGGTCCCCGGCGCCCGTGTAGCAAACCCGTGCATCCCCCCAAAAACCCAAGCGCGCCGGGGCTTGTTGAAGGATCAGGGCTCCTGGGCAGGCTCCCACCGGGGCGCGTCCCCCCAGAGATTCTCAAGCTGGTAGAAATCTCGCGATTGCGGGTGGAATACGTGGACGACGAAGTCGATGTAGTCCAGCAATACCCAGCGACCTCCGCTCAACCCCTCGACGTGTGCGGGACGAACGTTCTCCTTCTTGAGTTCATCCGCCACGTGTTCTGCGATCGCTCTGACTTGAACGTCCGAGGTCCCACTCGCCAGCACGAAGTAGTCGGTCGCGGTCGAGATGCCACGCAGATCCAGAATCAGGACGCCGTGTCCCTTGCTCTCGAGCGCGAGGTCGGCCGCACGAGTGACTTCGTCGGGGAAGTCCCGTGCATCCGCCCTCACCGCCGCTAGCCCTCTTCCCGCTCCACCCGCACCTCGATGCTCACCTCGACCTCAGCGTGTAGCCGGATCGTGATGGCTTCGACACCGAGCGCCTTGATCGGCTCGTCGAGCAGGACCGCCTTTTTGTCGAGCTCGAAGTCCAGCCCGCCCTGGTTGGCGCGCTCGGTGATGTCCGTGGCAGTCACGGAACCGAACAGCTTGCCGTCGTCCCCTGCGCGCTCTACGAACGTGAGCGACACGCCCTCGAGCTGCGAAGCCCGCCGACGTGCTTCGAGGTAGCCGCGGCGTGAGCTCTGTTCAGCGCGCGTCTGCTCCTCTTCCAGGCGTCGAATATTCACATCGCTGGCCGTAAACGCGAGCCCCTGCGGTATGAGGTAGTTACGGCCATATCCAGGCCGGACCTGCACGACCTCGCCAGCCTCTCCGAGGTTCTCGACTGCCTTCTTCAGGATCAACTTCATCGTTCCTCCAAAGCGTCTTTCAGGCGGCGCGTTCCGCAATGCGTCCGCGTACGTCCAGATAGATGTCACCCAGTCCGATCAATAGCGCTCCACCAAGTACCAGAGTCGGCACGAGCAGGAGTCCGACCGCCGTTACGAAGAATCCGAGCAGCGACACACCGCCTCTCATGAACACGACGACGGCGGCGCCGCGCAAAGCGCACAGCGCGCCCATGAAGACCACTGCGTTGGCCCCCACACGCCCGAGCGGCTCGCTCACACGCGTGACGAGGAGCAGAAGCCCCCCGACAAAGACCCACACCAGTTGGTCGTGGAATCGAAAATCCTTCAAGGGGCCCAGAGCCTGTTCACGACTGTCCGTCAGGCGGGCATACATCCACCACACGACGCACAGGGCCGCCATGGAAGCCACGCCGGTAATCGCCGGAAACACCTCCATCTGTGCCTCCGCCATGTCGTACATCGACAGGACGAGAGCTGGTGCGAGCGCTTGACCCCCACGCAACGTCACGAGTTGGTCCAGCATCTGGGCAATCGTGAATTGGACTCGATCGGTGATCGCCCAATCCAGCGCACTCCACGCTCCTGCGCGGACCGCGATGAAGCCCGCCGTGACGGTGCCGGCACCGAGGACGGCCATCAAAGCCCATGTCGACGGCTTCGACGCCGGCCGCGCCAGCGACAGCGCGACGAACCATCCGCCGAGTAGGAGCGCCCACGCTCTATCGATGAACCACACTCCATCGCGGACCCCCGATACGGTCACCAACATCGCGAGCAAGACAGCGGCGAACGTCCCCAAGCCCCGCATGCCCTTCACGCCAACCAGCAGCAGGAAGGGGATCGCAAGCAGCACGCCGGCGTTGGTGACAGAGGCGAAGAAGACGACCGCGAGCAGGGCGGCGGCGCCACGCCAGCTGCTACCTTCCCCCGCCGCGACCTCTACTGAACTGCGATCCGACACGTTCGATCAGCCTTCGGTACGCCGCGTGTACGGGACCAACGCGAGATATCGTGCGCGCTTCACAGCCCGGCCAAGCTGACGCTGGAAACCGGCGGAGACCTTCGTAGTACGCTTCGGCAGAATCTTGCCTTGCTCGGTCATGAAATGTGATAGCGTGCCAACGTCCTTGTAGTCGAGGACGAGGATGGGCGGACCCTCCATCCTACGACGGCGCCCGCGTGGGCCCGAGAATTCCGGGGGCCCGGCACGGTTGTGAGCCTCCTCTTCGACCTCTTCCTCTTTGGGCTCGTCTTCCTCCTGCTCGTCCTCGTCCTCGTCCCTTTCGGCGCCCTCGGCCGTGGCACGAGGCCGGGCCTCGCCCAGAACCGAGGCGCCGCTGGTGAGCTCACCCTCGCTTACCACGAGCAGATACCGCATCACCTCGCCGTCGAGCTTGAGCAGGCGTTCGTACTCCGGCAGGGCCTCCGGAGCCGCCGTGAAGTGCGCCACGACGTAGTAGCCAGTCGACAGCTTGTCGATCGGGTAGGCGAGCTGGCGGGTTCCCCAGTGATCGATCGCGGAGACCTCACCGCCCTTGGAGGTCACCAGCTCGTGGAGTTTCTCGAGCTTGACCGTGACGGCGTCCTCTAGGAGCGCCGGGTCGAGAATGTACACGACCTCGTAAAGCCGCATGATTCGTTCCCTCGGTCCGTGGGTTGGAACGGGCCCCGTCATGTCGACCATCTTGGCTGCGGCGCCAGTGGTAGGACGGAGCGGGATAACTGCCTGTGCCGCTTTCGGCAGGGCGGAAAAGCTAGTGGATCGGAAGCGGAGGAGGAAGCGCTCCTCGGTGCCAGCACCCCGCGGGAGAACTGCGGCAGGCCCTAGAAGGCTGTTGAAGGAGTACAGTGGGCCGCGCACATGGTGCTTGCGCGCGTTCAGGCAAGGAACGACGAGGAGTCGTAGCCGAGCGGGCACCGCCGCCGAAGGCGGTGGTCCGACGAGGAGAGACGATGGATCAACCGCGCGG
It encodes:
- the rsfS gene encoding ribosome silencing factor, whose translation is MRADARDFPDEVTRAADLALESKGHGVLILDLRGISTATDYFVLASGTSDVQVRAIAEHVADELKKENVRPAHVEGLSGGRWVLLDYIDFVVHVFHPQSRDFYQLENLWGDAPRWEPAQEP
- a CDS encoding 50S ribosomal protein L9 — encoded protein: MKLILKKAVENLGEAGEVVQVRPGYGRNYLIPQGLAFTASDVNIRRLEEEQTRAEQSSRRGYLEARRRASQLEGVSLTFVERAGDDGKLFGSVTATDITERANQGGLDFELDKKAVLLDEPIKALGVEAITIRLHAEVEVSIEVRVEREEG
- the rpsF gene encoding 30S ribosomal protein S6; translation: MRLYEVVYILDPALLEDAVTVKLEKLHELVTSKGGEVSAIDHWGTRQLAYPIDKLSTGYYVVAHFTAAPEALPEYERLLKLDGEVMRYLLVVSEGELTSGASVLGEARPRATAEGAERDEDEDEQEEDEPKEEEVEEEAHNRAGPPEFSGPRGRRRRMEGPPILVLDYKDVGTLSHFMTEQGKILPKRTTKVSAGFQRQLGRAVKRARYLALVPYTRRTEG